A genomic segment from Ptychodera flava strain L36383 chromosome 23 unlocalized genomic scaffold, AS_Pfla_20210202 Scaffold_23__1_contigs__length_28996876_pilon, whole genome shotgun sequence encodes:
- the LOC139124114 gene encoding protein NLRC5-like: MYADFSATDITCSGMIELLKTVEVGQQKNINVSTNLTPLVYIIPYIKYQLLDYPHDINLDEDTVTLDRLVFLYEIETLCIKMSVNNKKWDEREFGNFCKGLSILTVLNYLDLSHSNIGHIGVKHLSEAMVKMTQLRGIDLSHNDIGEPGAQILGKGFENMTMLEYLKLDHNNIGNAGAHMLSTGIAKMKQLWSLSLSHNNIGDFGAECLGHGLKTATRVEHIDISHNSIGNIGVECIMEGAENMKWLSHLDLCHYNIKDVDSHNLQTVMEKMTTLRVLDLSHNEIGDLYAECLSSGFQFMGQLSDLNLGHNIIGDIGGESISEGVETLALLGNLNLSFNRIGHVGAERLIKALKKMNWLRHMDLSHNNIGDMKAESLLQGVEELTWLQYLNLSHNKIGDEGICFLCHGIQKLTLLRHFDLSNNKIGDVGAESLSKKMENLSKLRHLDLSHNVICNIGLKSETKGVVSLRKLRHLDLSYNEISDSGVETLSAWIEKLVHLRYINIGHNKIGDFGSKIVGGVIQNLTRLRHLDLSYNNISDVGVDSISKGMELLSQLKYVDLSYNRIGDNGAETLSKLIENAHQIRVRELRSREDTFDISPVVKAKVMQLEYLDLSYNCITDHGVVSLSRIVGTLKLSLFVDLNHNNVHNMPDYIGARQERDMAGAAAHPTYVEYWQRSMSKHIGEVKSDQSSVPSYESDFSAGSESSDAIDSDQRSGESSGYDSSGSSVCSAEW; this comes from the coding sequence ATGTATGCAGATTTCAGTGCAACTGATATTACTTGTAGTGGGATGATTGAATTGTTAAAGACCGTTGAAGTCGGTCAACAAAAAAACATCAacgtttcaacaaatttaacaCCACTTGTTTACATAATTCCATACATTAAATATCAGCTGTTGGATTACCCTCATGACATTAATCTTGATGAAGATACAGTCACCCTTGATAGATTGGTGTTTCTTTATGAAATTGAGACCCTGTGCATTAAAATGAGTGTCAACAACAAGAAGTGGGATGAAAGAGAATTTGGAAACTTTTGTAAAGGCCTCAGCATCCTCACTGTTCTGAATTACCTTGATCTAAGTCACAGTAACATTGGACATATAGGTGTTAAACATTTAAGTGAGGCAATGGTGAAAATGACTCAACTTAGGGGTATTGATCTGAGTCATAATGACATTGGGGAGCCTGGTGCTCAGATTTTGGGGAAAGGCTTTGAGAATATGACCATGCTAGAATATCTGAAGCTTGATCATAACAACATTGGCAATGCAGGCGCACACATGTTAAGTACAGGGATAGCAAAAATGAAGCAGTTGTGGAGTCTCTCCctcagtcataataacattggaGACTTTGGTGCAGAGTGTTTGGGGCATGGGTTAAAGACAGCGACTAGGGTAGAACACATTGATATTAGTCATAATAGCATAGGAAATATCGGTGTAGAATGTATAATGGAAGGAGCAGAGAATATGAAATGGCTTTCTCATCTTGATCTCTGtcattacaatataaaagatgtaGACAGTCACAACCTACAGACTGtaatggaaaaaatgacaacattgaGAGTTCTTGATCTTAGTCACAATGAAATCGGAGATCTATATGCAGAATGTCTAAGTTCCGGGTTTCAGTTTATGGGACAACTCTCTGATCTTAATCTGGGTCATAACATCATTGGGGATATTGGTGGAGAGAGCATTAGTGAAGGAGTTGAGACTCTGGCTTTGTTAGGTAATCTGAATCTTAGCTTTAATAGAATTGGCCATGTTGGTGCTGAAAGGTTGATTAAAGCACTAAAGAAGATGAATTGGCTCAGACATAtggatcttagtcataataacatcgGTGATATGAAAGCAGAAAGTTTACTCCAAGGTGTGGAAGAATTGACCTGGCTTCAATACCTGAATCTTAGTCACAACAAAATCGGAGATGAAGGCATTTGTTTTCTATGTCATGGTATACAAAAATTGACGCTGCTTAGACATTTTGACCTTAGTAACAATAAGATTGGTGATGTTGGTGCAGAGAGTCTAAGTAAAAAGATGGAAAATTTATCTAAATTGAGGCaccttgatcttagtcataatgtGATATGTAATATTGGATTAAAGAGTGAGACTAAAGGAGTAGTAAGTTTGAGAAAGCTTAGGCACCTTGACCTAAGTTATAATGAAATAAGTGATTCTGGTGTAGAAACTCTAAGTGCATGGATAGAGAAACTGGTTCATCTCAGATACATTAATATTGGTCATAACAAGATTGGAGACTTTGGTTCCAAGATTGTTGGTGGAGTGATACAAAACCTTACTCGACTTCGACATCTTGATCTTAGTTATAACAATATCAGTGATGTTGGAGTAGACAGCATCAGTAAAGGTATGGAACTGTTGAGTCAGCTGAAATATGTTGATTTGAGTTATAATAGAATAGGAGATAATGGTGCAGAGACTTTAAGTAAACTAATTGAGAACGCTCACCAGATTAGAGTCAGGGAATTAAGGTCAAGGGAAGATACTTTTGACATTTCTCCAGTTGTAAAAGCCAAAGTCATGCAATTGGAATATCTTGACTTGAGTTACAATTGCATCACAGATCATGGTGTTGTATCTCTGAGTAGGATAGTTGGAACTTTGAAACTGTCACTTTTCGTTGACTTGAATCACAACAATGTTCATAATATGCCAGATTATATTGGTGCAAGACAAGAAAGGGACATGGCTGGAGCTGCTGCTCATCCTACATATGTTGAATACTGGCAACGCTCAATGTCTAAACATATTGGTGAAGTGAAATCTGATCAGTCTTCTGTGCCATCATACGAATCTGATTTCTCAGCTGGGTCTGAGTCATCAGATGCAATTGATAGTGATCAGAGGTCTGGTGAAAGTAGTGGGTATGATAGTTCCGGTAGTTCCGTATGTTCAGCAGAATGGTAA